Below is a window of Allomuricauda ruestringensis DSM 13258 DNA.
GGCATTCCCGAAGTAAATATTGACGGGGTATCCGGTTATTTGGCCGATGTAGGCGATGTGGAGACCATGGCAGCACGGGCCATAGAGATCTTAAAGGATGACGATACTTTGGAAAAGTTCAAGGAAAACGCATTCAATGTGGCATCAAAATTTGATATAGTACATGTACTGCCTTTGTATGAAGACCTTTACGAAAAAGCCTTTAAATCACGCTTTAAAAACACCTTTTAGCCATCAGATATATATTCTTCATAGCATTGATCTGTTTGCTCTCCTGCAAAGCGCAAAAAGAGGGGCGTTCCCCTGTGGGTGAAGAAATAGAAGGCATGGTTTTGATAGACCATCATAATTTTATCAACATAGATGCATTTGAAGCACAGGTGATAAGGGATGCAAAATCGTTGCGAAAATTTTATGTGGAAATAAACAAAACCCGTAAACCTGGCCTTCCTGTTCCTGTTGTAGATTTTTCCCAAGAGTTGGTGATTTTGGTCTGTTTGGGCGAGCAGAAAGGAGATAAGGCCCCCGTATTATCCAAATTGAAGGAGACCGACGAGGAAATTTCGATGGTCCTGGAGCTTGTCGAGGTGGAAAAAGATGGGGACATGACGGTTCAGGCCATTAATTTCCCTTTTTATCTCTACAAAATGCCATTGGTCGATAAAACCATCACTTTCCAAAGGATTGACCATTAGGACTTTTAAAATATATTTTGCTTCTCATCGAAAATAAGCGCACTTTGAAGTGCAAAGTTTCTTTTTTTAAAGGCTTGCTATAGCTTTGATGGCGATAAACCTCAAATCGAGTAAAAATGAATACTTCAAAACCTTTGACCATGCTGGTCGTGGCTCTTTTTTCTTTTGCCTTGACCTATGCCCAAGACGTAGAATTGACCAAAAAGGATAGTATCGTACAAAGCTATTGGCTTGTATCGTTGGGAACCAATGTGGTAGATGACTCCGGAGATGAATTTGGAAAACTTTTTGACTTAAGCGATGCTTGGAACATGGTACCTTACCCCTCTAGGCTTAGTTTTGGCCGTTATTTTAAAAATGGTCTTGGCTTGGAAGCCATAGGTTCTTACAATAAGTATAAGGAAGGAAAAATTGTGGACAACAATATTAATCCAGAAGATGTGGATTATTGGGGGCTTGATTTTAGGGTAAGCTACGATTTGAACATGATTTTGGGGCAGACCGGTTTTTTTGATCCATACGTAGGAATTGGTGCAGGTTATACCGATGCCAATAATCAGGGTAGGGGTACATATAATGCTGTATTGGGTTTTAGGACGTGGCTCTCTGACCATTGGGGCTTGGATTTTAACTCCACAGGTAAATGGGCCATGGATTCAGAAAAGGCTACCAACCACATACAGCACGCCCTTGGAGTGGCCTATAGGTTTAATGTAGAAAAAGGACTTTCCCGCAAAGGGGAGGAGAAATTGGCCTTATTGCAAGAAATGGAAAAAGAGCAGCAAAGGGTTCAGGATTCCATTGCCAAAGCCGAAGAAGAGGCCAGATTGTTGGCCGAACGACTTCAAAAGGAAAAAGAGGCCGCTGAACTTGCTGCGGCGGAAAAGGCAAAAAGGGAAGCAGAAGAAGCCAGGAGAGATGCACTGCAGACCAAGATAAACGATTTGGGGAATGTGTACTTTAAGCTTAACTCTTCGTATTTAACTGCTAAAGACAAAGCGCTGTTGGATCAGTTGGTCGCCATTATGGAAGATGAGCCCAATTTGATCATAAGGGTAACGGCACATACCGATTCCAGAGGAACAGAAAAGTACAATCAATGGCTTTCGGAACGAAGGGCGGAACGAACTGTGGATTATGTGACCTCAAAAGGTATTTCAATGGATAGAATCAGTCACGAAGCCTTTGGCGAAACCCAATTGGTGAATGAATGTGAGGATGGGGTGCGTTGTACTGAGGATAAACATGCTAAGAACCGTAGGTCGGATTTTGAGATAGTTGAATTCCAATTAAATTAAATATCCTTTGTTTTGTTGATGGGGTGTCGATTTCCAGTTATCCTTAATTAATTATATTGTCGTATGCTTACTAATGGTTGTAAATATGCAATAAGGGCTGTAATCTACTTGGTAATGTATGCCGATGTCAACAATAAAATAGGGGCCAAAGTAATTGCAGAAGACCTGCAAGTATCACAACCTTTTTTAGCCAAATTACTTAAGGAGTTGTCCGGTAAGGGGGTAATATTGTCAAACAAAGGCCCTGGCGGAGGATACTTTTTAAGTGAGGAGAATAAAGAAAACACGCTTTGGGATATAATCTCCTGTATATCGGATGGGAATAAATTTGATGAGTGCTTTCTTGGTCTTGTTAAATGTAACAATGATAACCCCTGTCCTTTGCATTATGCCGTTGTTCCTTTTAAAAAGAAAATATTATCGGAT
It encodes the following:
- a CDS encoding OmpA family protein, with protein sequence MNTSKPLTMLVVALFSFALTYAQDVELTKKDSIVQSYWLVSLGTNVVDDSGDEFGKLFDLSDAWNMVPYPSRLSFGRYFKNGLGLEAIGSYNKYKEGKIVDNNINPEDVDYWGLDFRVSYDLNMILGQTGFFDPYVGIGAGYTDANNQGRGTYNAVLGFRTWLSDHWGLDFNSTGKWAMDSEKATNHIQHALGVAYRFNVEKGLSRKGEEKLALLQEMEKEQQRVQDSIAKAEEEARLLAERLQKEKEAAELAAAEKAKREAEEARRDALQTKINDLGNVYFKLNSSYLTAKDKALLDQLVAIMEDEPNLIIRVTAHTDSRGTEKYNQWLSERRAERTVDYVTSKGISMDRISHEAFGETQLVNECEDGVRCTEDKHAKNRRSDFEIVEFQLN
- a CDS encoding RrF2 family transcriptional regulator; translation: MLTNGCKYAIRAVIYLVMYADVNNKIGAKVIAEDLQVSQPFLAKLLKELSGKGVILSNKGPGGGYFLSEENKENTLWDIISCISDGNKFDECFLGLVKCNNDNPCPLHYAVVPFKKKILSDFQQKTIHAVVEEVKQNGTAITLRNLDM